The following proteins are co-located in the Streptococcus downei MFe28 genome:
- the mfd gene encoding transcription-repair coupling factor: MGKTLLHLFNQNKHLQEWQDKTTLLGRQLVMGLSGASKSLAIAGNFLANQGKLVILTASQNEAENLAGDLVGLLGDDQVYQFFADDIVGAEFIVASQEKSLSRVESLNFLLDETKSGVLVTSLLGARVLLPNPKDYASFVLSFTVSQDYDLTSLAKTLTSLGYKKVSQVLSPGEFSQRGDILDIYDGRTDQAYRLEFFGDELDGLRIFDPESQKSLENLDSFTLSPVDEAVLTQENRRKALAELELELERAQNAQLKDYLEGLYTTLADGHRHQDFKKFLSYFYDKSYSLLDYLPQGTPVFFDDFQKLTDRNAKLNLEIANYLTENLQQAKAVSNQVYFADIFQDLRNYQPATFFSNFHKGLGNIRFQKVYNFTQYAMQEFFNQLPLLVDEVNRYLKTGATVILQADSQSKLEKLQEDLREYACNLPIVPSDGIVEGQAQLSQASLTNGFYFADQKLVLITEKEIFHKTPKRRIRRQNVSNAERLKDYNELQKGDYVVHNVHGIGRFLGIETIEIKGVHRDYLTVQYQNGDTISIPVEQIELLSKYTASDGKEPKINKLNDGRFQKAKQKVSKQVEDIADDLLKLYAERSQLKGFAFSADDDDQREFEEDFAYVETDDQLRSIKEVKADMESDKPMDRLLVGDVGFGKTEVAMRGAFKAVNDNKQVAVLVPTTVLAQQHYNNFKERFENYAVQVGILSRFQTKKEQTDTLAALSKGQIDIIIGTHRLLSKDVEFLDLGLIVIDEEQRFGVKHKEKLKELKKKSDVLTLTATPIPRTLHMSMLGIRDLSVIETPPTNRYPVQTYVLETNPGMIREAIIREIDRGGQAFYVYNRVETIDRKAMELQELVPEANIGVVHGQMSEIQLENTLFDFLDGVYDVLVATTIIETGIDMPNVNTLFVENADQMGLSTLYQLRGRVGRSNRIAYAYLMYQPDKVLSEASEKRLDAIKGFTELGSGFKIAMRDLSIRGAGNILGASQSGFIDSVGFELYSQMLQEAIQHKQGKSQARQKGNAEINLGIDAYIPSDYISDERQKIEIYKRIREISSQEDYENLQSELIDRFGDYPDQLAYLLEIGLVKSYLDAVFVQVIEKKGYEVLVRFEKVSQSLFLTQDYFEALSVTTFKARIGEEAGKIELVFDVRQKKNYEILEELQKFGQKFLEIKNRKAGEKA; this comes from the coding sequence ATGGGTAAGACACTTTTACATCTTTTTAATCAAAATAAACACCTGCAAGAATGGCAGGATAAGACGACTTTGCTGGGGCGGCAATTGGTCATGGGTCTCAGTGGAGCCAGCAAGAGCTTGGCTATTGCTGGAAACTTTTTGGCTAATCAAGGTAAGCTAGTTATTCTGACAGCAAGTCAAAATGAGGCTGAAAACCTAGCCGGTGACTTAGTTGGACTCTTGGGTGATGACCAAGTCTATCAATTCTTTGCGGATGATATTGTCGGGGCAGAGTTCATCGTTGCTTCTCAAGAAAAATCCCTCTCTCGAGTAGAGAGTCTCAATTTTCTGCTGGATGAGACCAAGTCTGGGGTATTGGTGACCAGTCTCTTGGGGGCTAGGGTTCTCCTGCCCAATCCTAAGGACTATGCCAGCTTTGTATTGTCCTTTACAGTTAGTCAGGATTATGATTTGACCAGTCTGGCTAAGACCTTGACTAGTCTTGGTTATAAGAAGGTTTCTCAGGTTCTCTCTCCAGGGGAATTTAGTCAGCGAGGGGATATTCTTGATATTTACGATGGTAGGACAGACCAAGCCTACCGTTTGGAATTCTTTGGGGATGAGCTTGACGGTTTGCGGATTTTTGACCCTGAGAGTCAAAAGTCGCTGGAAAACTTAGACAGCTTCACACTCAGTCCGGTTGACGAGGCGGTCTTGACACAAGAGAATCGTCGAAAAGCTTTAGCTGAATTGGAGCTGGAGTTGGAGCGTGCCCAGAATGCCCAACTTAAGGACTATCTGGAGGGGCTCTATACGACTCTGGCAGATGGCCACCGCCACCAGGATTTTAAAAAGTTCCTGTCTTACTTTTATGACAAGAGCTACAGTCTCTTGGATTACCTTCCTCAAGGAACACCAGTTTTCTTTGATGATTTTCAAAAATTGACCGACCGCAATGCCAAGTTGAATTTGGAAATAGCCAACTACCTGACTGAAAATCTGCAGCAGGCCAAGGCGGTTTCCAATCAGGTCTATTTTGCGGATATTTTTCAGGATTTGCGAAATTATCAACCGGCCACTTTCTTTTCCAATTTCCACAAGGGATTGGGTAATATTCGCTTCCAGAAGGTCTATAATTTCACCCAGTATGCTATGCAGGAATTTTTCAATCAACTTCCTCTCTTGGTAGATGAAGTCAACCGCTACCTCAAAACGGGTGCTACCGTCATCTTGCAAGCTGACTCGCAGTCTAAGTTAGAAAAATTGCAAGAAGACCTGCGAGAGTACGCTTGCAACCTACCCATAGTCCCTAGTGATGGCATCGTTGAGGGGCAAGCTCAGTTAAGTCAAGCTAGTCTGACCAATGGCTTTTACTTTGCCGACCAGAAATTGGTTCTGATTACGGAAAAAGAAATTTTCCACAAGACCCCTAAAAGGCGGATTCGTCGGCAAAACGTCAGCAATGCTGAGCGACTTAAGGACTACAATGAGTTGCAAAAGGGTGACTATGTGGTTCATAATGTCCATGGTATTGGGCGTTTTCTGGGGATTGAGACCATTGAAATTAAGGGCGTGCATCGGGACTATCTGACGGTTCAGTACCAGAATGGCGACACCATCTCCATCCCCGTTGAGCAGATTGAATTGCTGTCCAAATACACGGCCAGTGATGGCAAAGAGCCAAAAATCAACAAGCTCAACGACGGTCGCTTCCAAAAGGCCAAGCAGAAGGTTTCCAAGCAGGTTGAAGATATTGCCGACGATCTCTTGAAACTCTATGCTGAACGCAGTCAGCTCAAGGGATTTGCCTTCTCAGCTGACGATGACGACCAAAGAGAATTTGAGGAAGACTTTGCCTATGTTGAAACCGATGACCAGCTTCGTTCCATCAAGGAAGTCAAGGCTGATATGGAATCCGACAAGCCTATGGATCGGCTCTTGGTCGGCGATGTCGGCTTTGGCAAGACCGAGGTAGCCATGCGGGGGGCCTTCAAGGCGGTTAATGATAACAAGCAAGTTGCTGTCCTAGTGCCGACGACGGTTCTGGCCCAGCAACACTACAACAATTTCAAGGAACGCTTTGAAAACTATGCTGTCCAAGTTGGCATCCTCAGTCGTTTCCAAACTAAGAAGGAGCAAACGGACACCCTGGCTGCTCTGAGCAAGGGGCAGATTGATATTATTATCGGGACCCACCGCCTGCTCTCTAAGGATGTGGAATTTCTGGATTTGGGGTTGATTGTCATTGATGAGGAACAACGTTTCGGGGTGAAACACAAGGAAAAACTCAAGGAACTCAAGAAAAAATCTGATGTTTTGACCCTGACGGCCACGCCCATCCCCCGAACCTTACACATGTCCATGTTGGGAATTCGGGATTTATCGGTTATCGAAACCCCTCCGACCAATCGTTACCCTGTTCAGACCTATGTTTTGGAAACCAATCCTGGCATGATTCGTGAAGCCATTATTCGGGAAATTGACCGCGGCGGTCAGGCTTTCTATGTTTACAATCGAGTGGAGACCATTGACCGCAAGGCTATGGAATTGCAGGAATTGGTTCCTGAAGCTAATATCGGTGTCGTCCACGGCCAAATGAGTGAAATCCAGCTAGAAAACACCCTCTTTGACTTTTTAGATGGGGTCTATGATGTCTTAGTAGCGACGACCATCATTGAGACAGGAATTGATATGCCTAACGTCAACACCCTCTTTGTTGAAAATGCTGATCAAATGGGCCTTTCAACCCTCTATCAACTACGAGGACGGGTTGGCCGTAGCAACCGGATTGCCTATGCCTACCTCATGTATCAGCCTGATAAGGTTTTGAGTGAGGCCTCCGAGAAAAGACTGGATGCCATCAAGGGCTTTACCGAGCTGGGTTCTGGCTTCAAGATTGCCATGCGCGACCTTTCTATTCGCGGAGCTGGAAATATTCTAGGAGCTTCTCAGAGTGGCTTTATTGATTCAGTTGGTTTCGAGCTTTATTCTCAGATGTTGCAGGAAGCCATTCAGCATAAACAAGGGAAAAGTCAGGCTCGTCAGAAGGGCAATGCAGAAATCAATCTGGGAATTGATGCCTACATTCCTAGTGATTACATCAGCGATGAGCGACAAAAAATCGAAATCTACAAGCGGATTCGGGAGATTTCCTCGCAGGAGGACTACGAAAATCTCCAGTCTGAACTAATTGACCGCTTTGGCGATTATCCAGACCAGTTGGCTTATCTCCTGGAGATTGGCCTGGTCAAGTCTTACCTAGATGCTGTCTTTGTTCAGGTCATTGAGAAAAAAGGATACGAAGTTCTTGTACGTTTTGAAAAGGTCAGTCAGAGCCTATTTTTAACTCAGGATTATTTCGAAGCCCTGTCAGTAACCACTTTCAAGGCTCGAATTGGTGAAGAAGCTGGTAAAATTGAGCTAGTCTTTGACGTTCGACAAAAGAAAAATTATGAAATTTTAGAAGAACTGCAGAAGTTTGGTCAAAAATTTTTAGAAATTAAGAACCGAAAAGCTGGTGAAAAGGCTTAA
- the tilS gene encoding tRNA lysidine(34) synthetase TilS gives MTMQKILEDIQKKAYFAKHDKVLVAVSAGVDSMNLLLFLQAHQEDLAIEIGLAHVNHKQRQQSDLEETYLRDWAEDHGLPFYLAHFTGNFSEKSARDFRYNFFKKVMEKEGYTTLVTAHHADDQTETIFMRILRGSRLRHLAGIKAVQEFGPGQIIRPFLNIRKEELPEVFHFEDASNQSDAYLRNRIRHHYLPELAKENPKISTAIRELGTEVQTLFAALADLTANLDGTDLQVFHKQSPAVQVYLLQDYLEAYPDLSLSRAQFDSLLESIRKAKSGDSYLKSGYYLHIDNERFWLNKISPQTDSPVPTQVLEYGNIVSIGQRSFEFGQTGSLSLTSLDPILLRSRKAGDAIDFGTFHKKVRRLFIDQKIPAQERAQAIIAEQNGQIIFVLAGEHLYLRKAPQCVTIKAKLCIKTRKNGDL, from the coding sequence ATGACGATGCAGAAAATTCTAGAGGACATTCAAAAAAAAGCTTATTTTGCTAAGCACGACAAGGTTTTAGTAGCCGTTTCTGCTGGAGTAGATTCCATGAATTTACTCCTTTTCTTGCAGGCACATCAAGAGGACCTAGCTATAGAAATTGGTCTAGCTCATGTCAACCACAAGCAACGTCAGCAGTCAGACCTTGAAGAAACTTATCTGCGAGACTGGGCCGAGGACCATGGTCTCCCCTTTTATTTAGCTCATTTCACAGGTAACTTCTCTGAAAAGAGTGCTAGAGACTTTCGCTATAATTTTTTCAAGAAAGTTATGGAGAAGGAGGGCTATACAACCTTAGTCACAGCCCATCATGCCGATGACCAGACTGAGACCATCTTTATGCGTATCTTACGTGGCAGTCGGCTTAGGCATCTAGCTGGAATTAAGGCGGTCCAAGAATTTGGTCCAGGTCAAATCATTCGTCCTTTTCTAAACATCAGAAAAGAAGAACTCCCAGAGGTTTTCCACTTTGAGGATGCCAGCAATCAAAGTGATGCCTACCTGCGCAATCGCATTCGTCACCACTATCTACCAGAATTGGCCAAGGAAAATCCTAAAATTTCAACAGCCATAAGAGAATTGGGGACAGAAGTCCAAACTCTCTTTGCTGCTCTAGCAGATTTGACGGCTAATTTAGATGGGACAGATCTTCAAGTCTTCCACAAACAAAGTCCGGCCGTCCAAGTTTATTTGCTCCAAGATTATTTGGAAGCCTATCCAGATTTATCGCTAAGTCGGGCTCAATTTGATAGTCTATTGGAAAGTATTCGAAAGGCCAAATCAGGAGATAGTTACCTGAAATCAGGTTATTATTTGCATATTGATAATGAGCGATTTTGGCTGAATAAAATCAGTCCTCAGACGGATAGTCCTGTTCCCACTCAAGTGTTAGAATATGGCAATATCGTCAGTATTGGTCAAAGGAGCTTTGAATTCGGTCAGACAGGTAGCTTAAGCTTGACCAGTCTTGATCCCATCCTCCTTCGTTCTAGAAAGGCTGGTGATGCCATTGATTTTGGAACTTTTCACAAGAAAGTTCGCCGTCTTTTTATCGACCAAAAAATTCCAGCGCAGGAAAGAGCTCAAGCCATTATTGCTGAGCAAAATGGTCAGATAATTTTTGTCCTAGCAGGGGAACACTTATATTTGAGAAAAGCCCCTCAGTGTGTTACAATTAAAGCTAAATTGTGTATAAAAACTAGAAAAAATGGTGATTTATGA
- the pth gene encoding aminoacyl-tRNA hydrolase — MTKLIVGLGNPGVKYDKTKHNIGFMTIDEITKNLDVTFTEDKNFKALVGSTFLNGEKVYFVKPLTFMNESGQSVQALLTYFNIATEDLLVIYDDLDMAVGKIRFRQKGSAGGHNGIKSIIKHIGNQEFDRIKVGIGRPKPGTTVVHHVLSTFGQDDYTTILASLERVAAAVHFYLDTGDFEQTMRKYNG; from the coding sequence ATGACAAAATTGATTGTTGGTCTGGGAAATCCAGGCGTTAAATATGATAAAACCAAGCATAATATCGGCTTTATGACCATCGATGAGATCACTAAGAATCTGGATGTGACCTTTACCGAGGATAAAAATTTTAAGGCCTTGGTCGGTTCAACCTTTCTTAATGGTGAAAAGGTCTATTTTGTTAAGCCTCTGACCTTTATGAATGAGAGCGGGCAGTCTGTCCAGGCTCTTTTGACTTACTTTAATATTGCTACTGAAGACCTGCTGGTTATCTACGATGACCTGGATATGGCGGTTGGGAAAATTCGTTTTCGACAAAAGGGTTCGGCTGGTGGTCACAATGGCATCAAGTCCATCATCAAGCATATTGGCAATCAGGAATTTGACCGGATTAAGGTGGGTATCGGTCGACCTAAGCCTGGTACCACGGTGGTCCACCATGTCCTGTCTACCTTTGGTCAGGATGATTATACGACCATTTTAGCCTCTCTGGAACGAGTGGCGGCTGCCGTTCACTTTTATTTAGATACTGGCGATTTTGAACAGACTATGCGAAAATACAATGGGTAA
- the hpt gene encoding hypoxanthine phosphoribosyltransferase codes for MSLDNDIEKVLYSAEEIVTKTQELGQELTKDYEGKNPLLVGVLKGAVPFMAELIKHIDTHIEIDFMVVSSYQGGTQSSGEVKILKDVDTNIEGRDVIFVEDIIDTGRTLLYLRDMFKYRQAKSVKIATLFNKPEGRVVDIDADYVCYDVPNEFVVGFGLDYAEKYRNLPYVGVLKEEIYKTSN; via the coding sequence ATGAGCCTGGATAATGATATTGAAAAAGTTCTTTACTCTGCTGAGGAGATAGTGACAAAGACCCAAGAACTTGGCCAAGAGTTGACTAAGGACTATGAGGGAAAAAATCCCCTTTTGGTTGGCGTTCTGAAGGGTGCTGTCCCTTTTATGGCAGAGTTGATTAAGCATATTGATACCCATATCGAAATCGACTTTATGGTCGTTTCTTCTTATCAGGGTGGTACACAGAGCAGTGGCGAAGTTAAAATTCTGAAAGATGTTGATACCAATATTGAGGGGCGCGATGTCATCTTCGTTGAGGATATTATTGATACTGGTCGTACCCTCTTGTATTTGCGCGATATGTTTAAGTATCGTCAGGCCAAGTCTGTCAAGATTGCAACGCTTTTTAATAAGCCGGAAGGTCGGGTTGTTGATATCGATGCTGACTACGTTTGCTATGACGTTCCCAATGAATTTGTCGTAGGCTTCGGTCTAGATTATGCTGAAAAATATCGCAATCTTCCTTACGTCGGTGTGCTCAAAGAAGAAATTTATAAAACAAGCAATTAG
- a CDS encoding serine hydrolase has protein sequence MRIKSGNETVKLFAFLVLLQIFLIAFPMAKASRTKNETLTQNFSYMYFAKLPKNPNVYKSVTTYSDAELSKKASQLQPNSKIGLKKILTNKKGTPVFQLGNGTYAKASFQDFYDDKVLTKEALEKPRKYWTSDRVVVYQDPYVSGASPKKSSLAIYSKIQISQQAETHHGRYFYVKGQGWLDEKTLTLKDVRIEKVEEVLKKKYADSSKYSIYVKQLDSGKVAQINADKPMYSASVSKLPLLYYVQDQLNKGKIKASQSLTYSSAVNSFKDAYKTEGSGTLSKTADNKPYTISDLERHVTQYSDNVATNILGYYVAHQYDKDFQKTIKSAIGEKWDMKERKVSAKTAGKMMEAIYKQNGDITNYLASTDYDNQRISKNISVKVAHKIGDAYDYRHDVAIVYGDTPFILSIFTENASYDDITAVADDVYRILR, from the coding sequence ATGAGGATTAAATCAGGCAACGAGACGGTAAAACTCTTTGCCTTTTTGGTTTTACTGCAAATTTTTCTAATTGCCTTTCCCATGGCCAAGGCCAGTCGGACTAAAAATGAGACCTTGACCCAAAATTTTTCCTACATGTATTTTGCTAAGCTTCCTAAAAATCCCAATGTTTACAAGTCTGTCACGACCTATTCAGATGCGGAGCTTTCTAAAAAGGCCAGTCAACTTCAACCCAATTCTAAAATTGGCCTCAAAAAAATTCTCACGAACAAAAAAGGCACACCAGTTTTCCAGTTGGGAAATGGAACCTATGCCAAGGCCAGTTTTCAAGACTTTTATGACGATAAGGTTTTGACAAAAGAAGCCCTTGAAAAACCAAGAAAATATTGGACTTCTGATAGAGTTGTCGTCTATCAAGATCCTTATGTCTCTGGGGCAAGTCCTAAAAAGTCAAGCTTAGCTATTTATAGTAAAATTCAGATTAGCCAGCAAGCAGAAACCCATCACGGCCGTTATTTTTATGTCAAAGGTCAAGGTTGGTTGGATGAGAAAACCCTGACCCTAAAGGATGTCCGTATTGAGAAGGTTGAGGAAGTCCTCAAAAAGAAATATGCTGATAGCAGTAAATACAGCATTTATGTGAAGCAATTAGACAGTGGCAAGGTGGCCCAAATCAATGCGGATAAGCCTATGTATTCCGCTAGTGTCAGCAAGTTGCCCCTGCTTTACTATGTTCAGGACCAATTGAATAAGGGCAAGATAAAGGCTTCCCAAAGCCTAACCTATAGTTCAGCTGTCAATAGTTTTAAGGATGCCTATAAGACAGAAGGTAGCGGAACACTTAGTAAGACAGCTGACAATAAACCCTACACTATCAGCGATTTAGAGCGTCATGTAACCCAGTATTCTGATAATGTGGCGACTAATATCCTGGGTTACTATGTGGCCCACCAGTATGATAAGGATTTCCAAAAGACCATAAAGTCGGCAATTGGAGAAAAGTGGGATATGAAGGAACGCAAGGTTTCTGCTAAGACCGCTGGAAAAATGATGGAAGCCATCTACAAACAAAATGGGGACATTACCAACTACCTAGCATCAACGGATTATGATAATCAAAGAATTTCCAAAAATATCTCCGTCAAGGTAGCTCATAAGATAGGTGATGCCTACGACTACCGTCATGATGTGGCTATTGTCTATGGAGATACCCCCTTTATCCTTTCCATTTTTACAGAAAATGCCAGCTATGATGACATCACAGCCGTCGCTGATGATGTTTATAGGATATTAAGATGA
- a CDS encoding RNA-binding S4 domain-containing protein: MRLDKYLKVSRIIKRRPVAKEVADKGRIKINGVLGKSSTDLKLNDQIEIRFGNKLLTVRVLEMKDSTKKEDAQKMYEILSEKRIKADEQE; this comes from the coding sequence ATGCGATTAGATAAATATTTAAAGGTCTCTCGAATTATCAAGCGTCGCCCAGTCGCCAAGGAAGTGGCTGATAAGGGACGCATCAAGATTAATGGCGTCCTGGGCAAGTCCTCAACAGACTTGAAACTAAATGACCAAATTGAAATTCGTTTTGGCAATAAACTCTTGACCGTGCGTGTGTTAGAGATGAAAGACAGTACCAAGAAGGAAGATGCCCAAAAGATGTATGAAATTCTTAGTGAAAAAAGGATAAAGGCAGATGAGCAAGAGTGA
- a CDS encoding FtsB family cell division protein: MSKSDKVVQLNNDYIKETNLTKRYEEEEARKRHRFMGWTLIFVILLFILPTYNLVSSYRDLQSKKAEIVKLKANYKETKSQTSKEEQLAKQLKDDEFVEKYARAKYHYSNSGEVTFIIPELVPQ; this comes from the coding sequence ATGAGCAAGAGTGACAAGGTTGTCCAGTTAAATAACGACTATATTAAGGAAACCAATTTAACCAAGCGATACGAAGAAGAGGAAGCCCGTAAGCGTCATCGTTTTATGGGCTGGACCTTAATCTTCGTCATCCTCCTTTTTATCCTGCCGACCTACAACTTAGTCTCTAGTTACCGAGATTTGCAAAGTAAAAAGGCAGAAATTGTCAAACTAAAGGCCAATTATAAGGAGACCAAGTCGCAGACCAGCAAGGAAGAGCAACTAGCTAAACAGCTCAAGGATGACGAATTTGTTGAAAAGTATGCAAGGGCCAAGTATCATTATTCCAACTCAGGTGAAGTGACCTTCATCATTCCTGAGCTGGTTCCCCAATAA
- a CDS encoding diacylglycerol/lipid kinase family protein, producing the protein MTLFIIANPNAGARQASQVVEKIKSNYPQLEQEIFYTATPDDEKCQVRRVLKSWTDEDYLLILGGDGTLSKVLYYLPETIPFAYYPVGSGNDFAKALRLPNLAETMDNILAESTREITIFVDQAGVLLNSLDLGFSAWVVNRAAHSAVKQMLNRLHLGKLTYILLAILSLFKNPVASVQIKKINGVLLEIKDVYFFSLANNTYFGGGIMIWPSSTVFDANLHLVYAKGKNFWQRMAILLTLVFKKHETSPYLNHEILDSLTLTFPDETLLAVDGELLNRRQVNLLAQKRKIYL; encoded by the coding sequence ATGACCCTTTTTATTATTGCAAATCCCAATGCTGGCGCTCGTCAGGCCAGTCAGGTTGTGGAAAAAATTAAAAGTAATTATCCTCAGCTTGAGCAGGAAATCTTTTATACGGCTACTCCAGATGATGAAAAGTGCCAAGTGAGGCGCGTGCTAAAATCTTGGACAGATGAAGACTATCTCTTGATTTTAGGAGGCGACGGCACTCTTTCTAAGGTGCTTTATTATTTACCAGAGACTATCCCCTTTGCCTACTATCCAGTTGGCTCAGGTAATGATTTTGCCAAAGCTTTGAGATTGCCAAATCTAGCTGAAACTATGGACAATATTTTGGCTGAATCTACTAGAGAAATAACTATTTTTGTGGATCAGGCTGGTGTCTTGCTCAACAGCTTAGATCTTGGTTTTTCAGCTTGGGTGGTCAATCGTGCGGCTCATTCAGCTGTTAAGCAGATGCTTAATCGACTCCATTTAGGAAAGTTGACTTATATTTTACTTGCAATTTTATCCTTGTTTAAAAATCCTGTCGCAAGTGTTCAGATTAAGAAAATTAATGGTGTTCTCTTAGAAATTAAGGATGTCTATTTCTTCTCTCTAGCTAATAATACTTATTTTGGTGGCGGTATTATGATTTGGCCCAGCTCGACAGTCTTTGATGCAAACTTGCACCTTGTTTATGCTAAAGGAAAAAATTTTTGGCAGCGTATGGCTATTTTGCTGACTTTAGTTTTTAAAAAGCATGAGACCTCTCCTTACTTAAACCACGAAATACTGGATAGTTTGACTCTGACTTTTCCAGATGAAACCTTATTGGCAGTCGATGGCGAACTTCTAAATCGTCGGCAGGTGAACTTGCTTGCTCAAAAGAGGAAGATTTATTTGTAG
- the ychF gene encoding redox-regulated ATPase YchF, with product MALTAGIVGLPNVGKSTLFNAITKAGAEAANYPFATIDPNVGMVEVPDERLEKLTQLIKPKKTVPTTFEFTDIAGIVKGASKGEGLGNKFLANIREVDAIVHVVRAFDDENVMREQGREDAFVDPLADIDTINLELILADLESVNKRYARVEKVARTQKDKDSVAEFNVLQKIKPVLEDGKSARTIDFSEEEDKIVKSLFLLSTKPVLYVANVNEEQVANPDSIDYVKQIRDFAVTENAEVVVISARAEEEISELDDEDKGEFLEAMGLTESGVDKLTRAAYHLLGLGTYFTAGEKEVRAWTFKRGIKAPQAAGIIHSDFERGFIRAVTMSYDDLVTYGSEKAVKEAGRLREEGKDYVVQDGDIMEFRFNV from the coding sequence ATGGCTTTAACAGCTGGTATTGTTGGTTTGCCTAACGTTGGGAAATCAACGCTTTTTAATGCAATTACTAAGGCAGGGGCAGAAGCGGCTAACTATCCTTTTGCCACTATTGACCCTAATGTCGGTATGGTTGAAGTGCCGGACGAGCGCTTGGAAAAATTGACCCAATTGATCAAGCCTAAGAAGACGGTACCAACGACTTTTGAATTTACCGATATTGCTGGTATCGTTAAGGGGGCTTCCAAGGGTGAAGGTCTGGGAAATAAATTTTTGGCCAATATCCGTGAGGTAGATGCTATCGTCCATGTGGTTCGGGCCTTTGATGATGAAAATGTTATGCGCGAGCAAGGGCGTGAAGATGCCTTTGTAGACCCTCTGGCTGATATTGACACCATCAATCTGGAATTGATTCTGGCTGATTTGGAGTCGGTCAATAAGCGCTATGCCCGTGTGGAAAAAGTAGCTCGGACCCAAAAAGATAAGGACTCTGTCGCTGAGTTTAATGTTCTGCAGAAGATTAAACCAGTCTTAGAAGATGGAAAATCTGCTCGGACGATTGATTTTAGCGAAGAGGAAGATAAGATTGTTAAGAGCCTCTTTCTTTTGAGCACTAAGCCTGTTCTCTATGTGGCCAATGTTAATGAGGAACAGGTAGCTAATCCAGATTCTATTGACTACGTCAAACAGATTCGTGATTTTGCAGTAACTGAAAATGCTGAAGTCGTAGTTATTTCAGCGCGGGCCGAGGAAGAAATTTCTGAATTGGATGACGAGGATAAGGGGGAATTTCTTGAAGCCATGGGACTTACAGAGTCAGGTGTAGATAAGCTGACACGCGCAGCTTACCACCTGCTGGGCTTGGGCACCTACTTCACTGCTGGTGAAAAGGAAGTGCGGGCCTGGACCTTTAAACGCGGCATTAAGGCTCCTCAAGCTGCTGGAATCATTCACTCGGACTTTGAGCGCGGCTTTATCCGAGCGGTGACAATGTCCTACGATGACTTAGTAACCTACGGCTCAGAAAAAGCCGTCAAGGAAGCCGGTCGCCTGCGTGAAGAAGGTAAGGACTATGTGGTCCAAGATGGGGATATTATGGAGTTCCGCTTCAACGTTTAA
- a CDS encoding SP_0009 family protein, with translation MENLIETIEKFLAYSDEKLEELHQKNQSLKEEETHED, from the coding sequence ATGGAAAATTTGATTGAGACAATTGAAAAATTTTTAGCCTACTCCGATGAAAAACTGGAGGAGCTCCATCAGAAAAATCAATCCTTAAAAGAGGAGGAGACTCATGAGGATTAA
- a CDS encoding RDD family protein: MHTLKKEATRLHFNPIPYQRRLKELFYDYFVIIAYLLTLFILAMGFYFLVFGKISNFTEGQSQLIATILSVLPIILIFTFMDMIGGSLGKKKAGLVLIYKNPPLISAFIRNLIKFLPWQLGHMGTIAGIYTDYTSLSGHVFTALSLILVILMIVMGFFRKDKRHLGDLLAGTQVVVKKERWG, from the coding sequence TTGCACACATTAAAAAAGGAGGCTACTAGGTTACATTTCAATCCAATCCCCTATCAACGTCGTTTGAAAGAACTTTTCTATGATTATTTTGTCATTATTGCTTATTTGCTGACCTTGTTCATTTTAGCAATGGGATTTTATTTCCTTGTTTTTGGAAAAATTTCAAATTTTACAGAAGGACAAAGCCAGTTGATTGCGACAATTTTATCTGTTCTTCCAATTATTTTGATTTTTACTTTTATGGATATGATAGGTGGAAGTCTTGGAAAGAAAAAAGCAGGATTGGTATTGATTTACAAGAATCCTCCTCTTATCTCCGCCTTTATCCGAAATCTGATTAAATTTTTACCCTGGCAATTAGGTCATATGGGAACTATTGCTGGTATTTACACGGATTACACTAGTTTGTCAGGACATGTTTTTACTGCTCTCAGCCTAATTTTAGTTATTTTAATGATAGTTATGGGCTTTTTTAGAAAAGATAAGCGTCATCTAGGAGATTTATTGGCTGGAACCCAGGTCGTGGTGAAAAAAGAAAGATGGGGGTAA